A portion of the Neorhodopirellula lusitana genome contains these proteins:
- a CDS encoding glycosyltransferase family A protein — translation MKPKHEPLISVVIPTYNREDIITDALNSVYQQTYRPLEIIVVDDGSTDNTTGVVSHWIRSHSEDPSLFRTQLVYQRNGRAPAARNKGIRSAKGKYVQFLDSDDILYGNSIRLKFDAIQGSSCLYAYSKNHLLDCEGTIVGTCGQPWPKTGGAIATYLFDTIGPLIPSYFFDEIGGWDESLIATDEIELHGRLKARYGEGAYVDEFCHAARDHAGPRVSQTPTHPDPSSLIVIRKLIDLTKGSKLDTPAERNAISRLASSITESYAKYNHDEMAMQAFELAKAQSTGKRRTVFFLQSVLYHILPAPLFCKTFIHLRKLVAFTHRIRTLKQIS, via the coding sequence ATGAAACCGAAACACGAGCCATTAATCAGTGTTGTAATTCCGACATACAATCGGGAAGACATCATCACGGACGCACTAAACAGCGTCTACCAACAAACATACCGTCCCTTAGAAATCATAGTCGTAGACGACGGATCGACCGACAATACCACGGGAGTCGTATCGCACTGGATTCGCTCCCACTCTGAAGACCCATCACTGTTTCGAACTCAGCTTGTATACCAGCGAAATGGACGCGCCCCGGCAGCGAGAAACAAAGGAATACGATCAGCAAAAGGGAAATACGTTCAATTCCTAGACTCTGATGACATCTTGTATGGCAATTCAATTCGGTTAAAGTTCGATGCAATACAAGGAAGTTCCTGCTTGTATGCCTACTCAAAAAATCACCTTCTCGATTGCGAAGGAACTATTGTTGGAACGTGTGGACAACCTTGGCCAAAAACGGGAGGCGCTATCGCCACATACCTTTTTGACACTATTGGCCCACTAATCCCAAGCTATTTCTTCGACGAAATCGGGGGCTGGGATGAGTCCTTAATCGCAACAGACGAAATCGAGCTTCACGGGCGACTCAAGGCGAGATACGGTGAAGGCGCGTACGTCGATGAGTTTTGCCATGCCGCGCGGGACCACGCCGGCCCCCGGGTTTCACAAACACCCACTCATCCAGATCCATCATCACTCATCGTCATAAGAAAACTGATCGACTTGACGAAAGGCAGCAAGCTCGACACACCAGCAGAACGGAACGCTATATCACGTCTTGCGAGTTCGATAACGGAATCATACGCTAAATACAACCATGACGAGATGGCCATGCAAGCCTTTGAGTTAGCAAAGGCTCAATCAACAGGAAAGCGTCGCACAGTCTTCTTTTTGCAATCTGTACTTTACCATATTCTCCCAGCCCCGCTTTTTTGCAAGACCTTCATACATCTTCGGAAGCTTGTTGCATTTACGCATAGGATACGCACATTGAAACAGATCAGCTGA